Part of the Paludisphaera borealis genome, GTGCCGCCGGCGAAGCTGGTGCCGGCGTGCGGGTCGAAGGTCTCAAGCTGGCTGGGTCCGCCGGCGAGCCACAAGAGGATCACCGACCGGGCCGGTTCGCGCGAACTCTCCGACTGCTGGGCGAGCAGTCGGCCCACGGGCGTCAGCCAGCTCAGGCCGGCGAGCGACAGGAAGGCGCGGCGGTCGAGGGATGTCATGCGGGCCTCAGTGGTTCCAGGAGAATTCGGTCGCGTTGAGGAGCGTCCAGTAGAGGTCGGTCAGCAGGTCGACGCGGCGGTCGCCCTTGATCCCCTCGAAGCGGTGCTTGAAATGGGCCGCTTCCTCGGGCGTCGGCCGGCGGGTCAGGACCGCCAGGTAGGTCAGCTCGACGGCCTTGTCGTCGTCGGGGGCGAGCTGAGCGATCCGTTTCGAGGCGTTGAACATGTCGCCCTTGATCTTCTTCTCGACCATCTCGCCGTTCATGAGCAAGAGCCGTTGGGGGATCGTGCCGCCGCGCGGGGCGAACTCGTCCTCGCCGGTGTCGCCGTAGCGACGGACGAAGTCGTTGCGCTCGGTGTAGGAGATGAACCGGACGACCCACGACGACTCGGGGCCGATCGTCGTGACGGCGGCGGCCTGATGGATGCCGCCGGCCACCTGCTCGGGCCGCAGCCGGGTCATCGGGAAAGCCGCCCAGGTCTCGTCCTTGGGCTCGGCCGTCGGCGACGGCGGCGCGTCGCTTTCGAGCCGGAACGCCTCGGTCGCGACGATCGTCCGGATCAACCGGTGGAGGTCGCAACCGTGTTCCGCGAAGTCGGCCGCGAGGATGTCGAGGACTTCCGGGATCTCGTCGGCCGTGGCGAGATCGTCGATCGGGTCGACGAGCGGACGGCCGAACGCGAACGCCCACGCGCGGTTGACCGTGGCCCGGGAGAAGTACGGGTTGCGCGGGTCGACGATCCAGCCCGCGAGCTGCTGGCGCGGCGTCCCCTCCTTGGGCTGAAGCTCGGGATGCGACGGCACGCGGGCCTCGACGGTCGTCGGGGCCTTGGTCTTGCGGTCGAGCGGTTTGTAGAAGACCTCGCCGTCGGAGATCCCTCGAAGGTTGGAATGGACGCCGCCGAAGAACGCCGCCAGGGCCCGGAAATCGGCCTGCTTCCAGTGCTGGAACGGGTGGTCGTGGCATTGCGCGCAATCGATCCGGGCACCGAGGAACGCCCGCGACACCCGCGCGGCCAGACGCTCGGGGTCGGGCAGCTCGACCGCCGGGTCGAACGTCACGGAGACGAAGTTGGTGGCCGGATGGTCGGTCCAGATGCCGCGGTCGGCGATCAGGTCGCGGACGATCGCCGAGTACGGGCGGTTCTCCAGCAAGGCGTCGCTCAGCCAGGAAATGAATCGGCGGCGGCGGAACTGGATGAACGGGCCGTCCTCGGTCCCCACGAACGCCCGGGCGAACCGCTCGGCCAGGTAGTCGGCCGACCGGCGGTCTCGGAGCAGGTCGTCGAGCCAGCCGTCGATCCGGCGCTCGGGGGGCTGGGCCTCGAACCGGCGAATCTCCTCCAGCGAGGGCAGCGTGCCGGCCAGGGCCAAGGAGAGCCGGCGCATGACGGCGAGGTCCGGGGCGGGGGGCGCCGGCTCGATCCCGCGCTCATTCCACGATCGTCGGAACGCCTCGTCGACCCTCCCGACGACGTTCGGCCGATCAGGGAGCGGCTGCGACACGTCGGCCTTGACGGCCGTGACGCTCGCCGACGACCGGAACACGCCCCGGCCCAGGGCCAGGCCGCAAGCGACGATCAGGCAGACGAATCCCAGGTCGCGCAGCCGCATGTCCGTTTCCCCTCTCGATCTACTTCGCTTCATCCTCGATCGTAGCTTACTACCCGGCCCGCCCTCGCCGCGTTTCAGGAAACCGGTCCGGGCCGCCGGCTTGAAACACGAATCGATCCGGGCGAGTAATGGATGGTATGCACGAAGCTCTGTTGCTCGAAGAACCGCCGGTCGTCATTGAAGCCGCACTTCCGCCGGCCGACGCCCCTCCGCGCCGGTTTCGGCGAGTCCGGGGGCTGTTGTGGCGGTCCATCCGGGGGCTGGGCTCGGCGATCGGCTGGGTTTTCGGCATGGTTTCGTTGATTTTGGGCCTGTCGATCCTGGCGGCTTTGCCGATTCTCCAGTTCTTGAGCATGGGCTATCTCCTGGAGTCGTCGGCGCGGGTTGCTCGGTCGGGGAGGTTGCGCGACGGGGTGATCGGCGTGCGGCTGGCGGGTCGGGTCGGGGGGACGGCCGTCGGCGTCGTCGCGTCGCTGATTCCGCTCTGGTTGGCGGGTCTGTACGCCGGTTCGGCGGCGATCATCGATCCGGGAGGATCGGTCGAGCGGACCTGGCGGATCATCCGGGCCGTCGTCTGGGCGCTCACCTGTTTGCACCTGCTGGCGGCCTTCGCCCGAGGCGGTCGCATCCGGCATTTTCTCTGGCCGTTCGGCAACCCGTTGTGGGTTTACCGAAGGCTCCGCGAGGGGGGGCTGTACGCGGCGTCGCGCGACGGGTTCTGGAGCTTCGTCGGGCGGCTTCGGCTGCCGCATTATTTTCGGCTCGGCT contains:
- a CDS encoding DUF1549 domain-containing protein — translated: MRLRDLGFVCLIVACGLALGRGVFRSSASVTAVKADVSQPLPDRPNVVGRVDEAFRRSWNERGIEPAPPAPDLAVMRRLSLALAGTLPSLEEIRRFEAQPPERRIDGWLDDLLRDRRSADYLAERFARAFVGTEDGPFIQFRRRRFISWLSDALLENRPYSAIVRDLIADRGIWTDHPATNFVSVTFDPAVELPDPERLAARVSRAFLGARIDCAQCHDHPFQHWKQADFRALAAFFGGVHSNLRGISDGEVFYKPLDRKTKAPTTVEARVPSHPELQPKEGTPRQQLAGWIVDPRNPYFSRATVNRAWAFAFGRPLVDPIDDLATADEIPEVLDILAADFAEHGCDLHRLIRTIVATEAFRLESDAPPSPTAEPKDETWAAFPMTRLRPEQVAGGIHQAAAVTTIGPESSWVVRFISYTERNDFVRRYGDTGEDEFAPRGGTIPQRLLLMNGEMVEKKIKGDMFNASKRIAQLAPDDDKAVELTYLAVLTRRPTPEEAAHFKHRFEGIKGDRRVDLLTDLYWTLLNATEFSWNH